Part of the Citrus sinensis cultivar Valencia sweet orange chromosome 2, DVS_A1.0, whole genome shotgun sequence genome, atgttttaattataattttataaaattataatttgtttatttttctttaataattaagacAATTATAACCAACGTCATGaaagtagaaaaattaaattaaaatttattattgataaaaaatacacaaattttaGCAAAcgaaattacattatttagaACAATTACATAATTGTAACACTTGGACAATTACATAATGATCCTCAAATAACATTGTAATATTTGGAACAACTATATTTGTtcataaatttcttgattttcttcacCTCTTTGTATATGAActtcaatatttaatttataccaaaaaaaaaaagcacaaagGTTAGTTAACTTCTAcacatgataattaaataaaattatgtaaccaaaaaaataaaaaagtttgtgagaaaataaaataggaaGATAGAGTGAGAACAAGAGAATGAGAATTATAAGAGTGAGACAACttagagataaaaatgaaagagagaagaatattacaaatatatataacatgcTAGTCTTTTGCGACCACGTTTAAATTTTGGTAGCAAAAACTTGTTCAAATTGAGTTTAATTGTGTAAGACGGTTCAATTTCCGCAAAATCTTTTGACTTTGTGCAACAACTTGAAAGGGGTCACAAAAAGTAGATATTTTGAGACGAAAATTTGGTTTTGTCCCAAAAAAGAAGTCgcatattaattttatccttttttgtGACGAAATCTTGAAGTGGTCGCTAAAAGTATAGAATTTTCGACGAAAATGTTTTTGGTcgcaaataaattaaaaataaatataattggcAAATGCTTTTGCGACAAAAATTGTGTTTGATCCCAAAAAGTGAGTTTCTGTGATAAACTTAATTTCGGTcacagaaaaacaaaacatttagCGACGAGATCGTCTATGGTCATAAAAAGTGACATTCTGTGACAAAAATTATATCGTCACAAAAAATATGGTCGCGAAAGAATATAATACTTGTAGTGTTCTTACATGATGGTGGTGAGAAGAATAACAACCAAAACAAAGCCAAGCAAGTGAATCCACAAGGAAAGAGGAGTTCGGGGTGCTTCATCTATGCCAGAGCaccactactagaaaaatgggcttTACTGATACTAAATTAGTGTCAGTAATTACTTTTcctgacacttgttaattatGTCAATAATGCTCCAGCCAGAACACACTGACACTGAAAATTAGTGTCAGTGATTTttgtgtcaataatttttgtcaCAATAGTATCACTAAAATAATGACACGATGGTATCAGtgtttgatgatattatttacatgTCAATGATTAATGTGACTACAGTATCAGGAGCACATTGATTCATTAacgtaaaatattattaatgtcattttaaaatatttagtgtCAGTATTTATTGATGTTATGCTGCTTTTGTTAATagtatgtttttattttaattatattttttttctacaatcaaaagaaaactcaagatatattaaatataccaAATCTCACAACACAATTCACATAACAAACATTccaaatacataatttaaattaatgtaattcaACTACACCACtgtttggaaaagaaaaacataagtATCAAATTAAGTTTTCGACAAGTTCTAGACAATAAAGTACTAAATTAAGTTTCAACAAACATTAACGGACAAAAAGAAGCACAAGAGTgtcaataaatatcaatatgtggcttcatttttttcccacctacaagtacataaaatcaattagtacacaacaaataataaatcttggatatttggaagaaaaaatcatcataaattACTCATATATTACCTTGTGATTTTGGGCTATAATTAACTTGGCAACATATGTAGCCCATTGATTATGAAGTCGCAAGAGCTCTTTCATGACGTACAAGCAACAATATTGTAACATATCCCCACTAATAACAACCTCGCAATTAATCCATATAATTGTTTTGTACATCTCATGGTTATTCACATAATCTCTCCAACAATACGCAGTGTGCCAATCATTAAATGTTCATCAGTTAATTAATATAGAGAgagacaaaaatttttaaaaagaatctAGCTAACACTTTTTTTATCGCTGTCATTAACCTCTCTTAAATCCTAAGTGAGTGATGTGCAGTAAGACGGGCCTTAGTGGCTTTTAATAAGTCGAGCTAATTCATAAGTGAagtaactaataaaaattaagacttaaaataaaaaaaaatgtcttcaTATTCTTTAATGGCCttataagtttttttgtttttcatgtttGGTCAATGAAGAGAGTGGGATTCTGGTGGTTGTGTGAGCCGCTAGATTTGCCATGCTGGCGATCATGGAGTTCTAATTTTTGGCTATTAGGTTGAAGCAAACAAATATTTAGGCTTAAGTACAGTGACAATTTGACACAACTATCAACGAAGTTTTGCATGCAAAACACAACttttaaaatgaagaaatgagaataatgtcaaataaaaaaagaataattgaataattccatttaagtatttaaccatTCAACTTTTTATATGAACACAAGTTTAGCACTCACGCACTAATAAATTTTGGCTGTGAAAACTATTTAGTTGGAGTAGAGATACAAACATGCAAAATTTGTAAGCTCATGTTTATTTGACATATATTTCTCAAATAAAGAATGATGCAGAAGCAAATCCTTTAATAATTGTAAAGGCATATCATTTAAACAAACAGGAAAACTGCATACCATGATGAACCCCTTTCAAAGTGTAAGCTGGTCAGCACAAACCACTTTCAAAGTGTAAGATAGTCAGCACAAACCACTGAGTGCCCAAATTCGCAGAAGAAGCAGGTCTACAAGTTGACAAAACCAGCAACCTCAGTCAAAATTATGATACCAATGCACGCAGTTAGAGGTATGATCATagttatcaaaaataaagatatgcTCTTCCGGCTACAtaggggaaaagaaaagcattaaGTGTATTATACTTCTTCCAGCCACTTAAACATGAGGTTTGATTTCTGAAGGTAATCAATGATTACTATTAAACTAATCGCatagttaattatttctttgctGCCCAAAAGGTTGTTTCCCTAATACTCCTAGCAGTATCCTGGCTGAAGATTTCAtttctcaaataattttatatgcaGTAGAGTTGGCTTCACCAACTTCTCATCCAGtgaggagaaaaaaagaagaaaaaagcaaTCTAATTTTACTGCTATCCATAGCACTCCACTTAACTTTATGAGAATCTCATTCTAGTTAATTGAATCATGAAGAAGAGTAATTATATTACAGCGAATGGTAAGGGCACTGCCCTGCTTAGTTTCCAGTGTAATGTACAGATTCCAGAAACATCTCTTTCTCTGAGCTATTTTCTCAGCAACCAAACAACATCTCTGTTTTCTTTCATATGCAAAGAGATAAAATGGATCAAtttaaatgaagaaagaacaaaaagtcTTAACATACCACCCAGATAAGCAATTTATTCGGGGCCAAAGGATTCAATGTATGGTATCTGACAAAGGTTGTTTGCCTTGTATTGTCAACTCTCTTGCAATTTCTATTccagaaaaaaaatcagctgctcatttatgataaaaacaaaatttaaaataaaatcaatagatcTAAAATCAATTGTGGCTTTAAGGAACCTAAAGCCACAATGTTAATTGATCTTAAAAGTTTGTTATAAAATCATATGTAGAAGCAGTTAGTTTCAGTAAGAAGTACATGACATTTAGTAGAGcaattttaaagaattctctatacaaaacaaaaaaggcatGGATACCCGTTGATTTCTCTTACTGGTCACAGGACACTTAGGTCCATTATCTCTTTTCTTCATGCTCTATTTATCCATTTAAGGTTACCTTGAACAGAGATTGTGGTGGTATAGCAGCGACGACGGAGATTGAGGCAGTGCGACAGTGACGGAGCGGCTGACAGAGGCTGAGAAGTTATTACCGGTGACGAACGGATGAGTATTGATGATAACTGGAAGTAGTTACGGCCTATTGGTGATGATCGCAGTGGATTAGTTACCGGTGACGGTCAAAAATCATAAGTTACGACAGTGGGTTTCCAACTTTGGTGCATGAGATATGATAGGAGATGACGACAACAAAAGAGACAAAAATATAGAGAACAGACTTTGGTGCATCGGAGATGACGGCAGTGGCTAGTCGAAAGTAGTGACGGCAGTGGCTAGTCGAGAGTGGTGACGAAAGTGGCGAAAGAGATTTTGGGTATGTCGGCGGCGTGGTagtgatttgttttgttttcgattGACAATATGATGAAATGAGGGAAAGAGATTAGGGATTTTACTTTtgctattatatttttgtttttaattcttttaaaaaaatacttgtaTCTTGAATCTGTAGGTCATGTGGTTTTTGGTTCAAAtgtaaaaactttaaattttaaaagtcttTAGTTCGAATCGGAAGATTTACAAatcatagtaattttttttttaacctctgATACTTCAGTGCCAGTGGTTTTTGATACTTAATTTACTGATACACTGATATCAGTAATTTGTGATACATATTTGTTAAAAGCGGAAAATGGTGCATATGCATACAATTACTGATACGTTTTACAAAATGTCAGAAACTAAGTGTCAGTAAAGGTCATTTTTGTAGTAGTGACCATTGGGCAAAAGATTGTCCAAAACGCGAGAAGCTGAAGGCTTTGATGAAGGAATTAGAAAGGAAGTCTTTGAAACCTTTGGAGGTTGAAGTAGCAACAACGCCCATGAATCTGTTACAAATGTCGAGCAACTTCGTCAAGGTAGAGAAAGAACCAATGGATCAAGAGGTGCTAGCAAGCATTCTGAGGGCTGAATTCCACCAAGGGGGACTAATTTGTGCAACAATGTGGCTGAACAAAGTTAAAGTGAGAGCAATAATTGATACGGGAGTGGAAGGAAGTTGGGTACCACATTTTGGTCTGCAAGTCGCTAGAGCCAACATTGCCGTGGGTCTTACTTCATACTATCGGGTGGTTCCGAATGACACAATGGTGGCCAACCTAAGTGTGGGCACTTGGGTGTGTGAGACAACATTTATGGTGATAGTTATGTCCTAATTTGATGTGATTTTGGGAATAAAGTTCTTGTACAATGCATAGGTGCATGTACTATCTCACTTGTCGTGTATTTAGATCGGGGGCATTAAGAGCCATGCACAGTTGAATGCGAGTATCGGAGTTTGAGTAGGCTGAAACCATCACTCTAGACTATCAACAATGGTTTAGATCGGGGGAGTTTTGCAATGATTAGGTTGAAGAGCACAATCAAGTTAAGAAAGACCTTGACGGGTAGTGAGACACTTGGGCCTCGACTAGACAAGTTACCGAAGAAGATAAGTAACCAAAGTATAGCAGAATCAAAAGCTAAGTCCTTGgcaaatttttctaattactgGAAATTGACGACAGTAAGACTGAAGGAGACATTCAAGAAGGTATCAGTTGTGGTGAGTCTTTGCCGTACGAGGGAAAGCGATGGTGCATTAAAAATGAAGCACAAAGCTTCGAGCACTGTAAAACAGCAAACGAGAGTCCTATAAAAACTTCACAGTGGCTGCTTGGTTCATGTTCGTGCTGTTGGGTGTAATGACATTGTTCTCTATTTATTGATGCACATGCAAGTGGTGTGAACATCAAGCATTGTGCGAGGAAACTCATTATAGTGGGCTGAAGTGGAAAATGACATGTGTGGCTGCCGAATCCGAGGGAACTTTAGCATTCCTTGGCAACAAGGCAGCAAGGATGAAACTTTATTGCGACGTCTACAAAATGGACAAGCGAAGGCTTGCGTGGACGTAATGACTTGTGGAAGTCGAGAGGGAACAATTTGTAGCGACAAGTACATTCTTAGGAAGAATGGCTAGTGGGAAAATCGCTAGCACAAAGTTATTTAATAGGTAGTGAATGATTCCACATGGGCAAAATTGCTTGCTGGAGTGCGCCAAGCATGCAGCAACATGGGGCATGCACAGGGTGCCAAATCATGTGAAAAATCAGATGTGTTCATGCACGGCTGTGTGCGGACAATGGCAGTTGAATGTGGAGCATGGTGGCTGTAACTCTCCGAAAGTGAGCATAAAATCAAGCATGAGTGGACAGTTGTGGGTGCAACTAAGTGGAAGAACATGGCATTGAATCACATGCTTAGAAATGAGGGGCAAAGATAGTGGACATTGGCGATTCCTCATCGAGGAGGTAGTCAACGACGGTTACATCCTATAATTTCCTTGCTAATACGCTAAATGGACAGCGGTTGCTCGATTCAAGGGGGAGTGGATATGTGCTCCTTAGATCATGCTTGGTAATGTTTAAAATTTGGGGAAGGAAATTAAGGTGGCGCGAGGGTGGCGCTATTGCACACATTAGTCCCCCTTGGTAGAATTCACCCCTTAGGATGCTTGCTAGCACCTCTTGATTCATGGGTTCCTTCTCTACCTTGACTTCTTTGTTGCTCAACAGTTGTAACGGGTTCATGTGTGTTGCTGCTACTTCGGCCTTCAAAGGTTTTGAAGACTCCCCCTTCTGATTCCTTCACCAAAGCATTCAGCTTCTCAAGCTTTGGACACCTCGAACTCTTCTTTCCTTACGGTTTCCCTTGCTTGGCTTTGTTTTAACCGTTATTCTTCTTCCCACCATCACGCTAAAAATTGCCTTTCTTACAATCTTTTGATTTCTTAGATTCGGAAAGAGAAGCGTTTACGAATCTGAAATCTACCAAGCCATTAGCTGCTGGTAAATCCCTCACAACTTGCCTCCGCAATTCTGTTTGAGCGTACAGTTGCAAATTGACATGAAATTGATCATCTTGTCCTCATCCGACATGTTCTTGATGTCCACCATCAACGAACTAAATTGTTTAACGTAATCCCTCACTAATCTGGTATGCTTTAGCTTCACGTGCATAAGTTTAAGAATTATTACCTCATATTATTGTCAAGGATTAGTAGAAAATCACGGTATTCTTTTTGTTATCTTTTAGTTCATTCATTATATTGTGATGTTTAGGGCAAATAGATATGTATCCAACAAATATTTGCGTGGGTATTGGACACGGATAAGAATTACACTTGTGTCCTCAAGTAATTAACCAGTCATCAAATcggttaaataattttttaagatcaaataataaagagaaataagCACAGTCTATCTAAATTTCcataatttctccattaaaaaatttaattaccatatttaaaaaatatatttttttaatattaaaacaactcgatcttaaatttttcatcttatTCTTACTTTTCATATATTGCTAGGGATGACAATGGATTGGATCTAACCCAAGATCCACgtgatccaaatccaatcggATCAGATTTGGGTcagtttaaaatgaatttggatCGGATTTGAATATCAATGTGCGGATTTAAAATGGATCTGGAGCAGGTTTGGATCCAtattaatatctaaatccatatccatatccacccatctttttattttattttattttaaaagtttcttaataattgtggaattataataataataaattttattcatagcaTATTAGTGGTATTTACCATGCATTTAaactcttaaaatttaaaggttagttttgtaaatttaaaggtcAGCCAGCCCCACAACATGTACATgcaatattcaaattgcaaGTCCAGTAATACAACCtggcaatttattttattatattggccaaataatttttaaggaatatagttattcatatatttagtcaaatatgggcataataaaaataataaaggactggatataaatcatatttaatttatatgtcattGTCTAATATTGTAGGAATGAAGGTGGGTGTGTTGTTGATATTAGACTTATGAAGGAGACAATAGAATATTAGATTGATTTTACTCCTATAATTACTTttgaacaatattttattatctttcttatttgttgttttgatgtaaaagtataagctacaatatttattatatttttgagaaaaattatataatttatttgttatcaatacattttatccaatgaatataaataaaaattcaaaattgtacGGTACCAatcataaaaaacaaaagggaTAACCATTAACATGTATTTgatgacaattaaaaaaattcatatttattttgtacacatCCAAAGTAATATGTATATTtgcatattcaattttttttggttatttagaaaatatttatcaattaattaaaaaataattttacatccATGaacttgttaatttttaagttatttatctattaaaataagccaatggaaatattaaaaatatttaaatttaaggtCCAAAATAATCGCATTATCAATACTATAAAACTTTATCCAAAATAATCGCATTATCAATACTATAAAACTTTATACCacattatgaaaaaattaattttaaaaatatacataaaataccacattaataagtattttaataaaatatccagTTGAGGAAACGTAGCATTTCTCttaatgaaatttatggtCTTTGttctttaaagtttttttttttttttttgtcaagaaAACATGCTACTGACCTCAAACAAATAAGAcccttgattttagggaaatttacaccattaaccataaaatttttggctttttccaTCTTAACCCCCAAacaaatttctatcaacattagccacaAAAAAcctttgagaccaaaatacccctctctctcatctctcccccaacaCTCTCTCTTTCACCCATCTCTCCCAAACTGAAGAATCTCTCATTATCAGTGGCAACATCAACCCTCGTCGGCGGTGGCTTCATCCCTCATCGGTATCCGATCTATCATCCACAGCCTTCAACAACACCTAGGTtagccattttatttattttcattaatttaaaatgaaattttagaataatagtgGTTGTAGTTTGAGAgtaatggtggtggtggtgtttgTGGTGGTAGTGTTTGtggtggttgttgttgttttgggAGTGTGTTGATTTGGGAGTGTTGTTTTGGGAATGTCAAACCACTGCCCAGCGAAGGGCGCTAGCTCGCGCCCGTCACTGGGCAGCAGCGCGCGCGCACGCCCCTGCTATCGCACCAAATTACATTGggtttaacatttttttccgtcaactcaatttattttatttttgttgtaaatgcaatgtaataatgttataaatattatagatACATGGCGAAATCAGAATCATCGAATATCGAAGTAGGTAGGATGTATTTTCGTTATGCCGATCACTTTTCGGGTAGAATTTCGAGCATGTGTAATTTATCTTCGGTCGTAAAAACCATcgaggaaaaattaacaaagcgaCAGTTGAATCTATTCAAGAAGgatatatttgggcatttTTTGGAGTGTCAAAGCTTTCCATTTTGTGGGGGTAATTTTGCACAATCTTTTACTGAGGCAAGTGGCCCATGAAGAAGATAGCCGTGAGGATcagttatggtttcaaattggtGAGCATTTGATTCGCTTATCAATTGTAGAATGGTGCCTGGTTATTGGACTTTCATATGGTGTTGATAACGAACTAAGAAATAACAAAACGGTGCATAGGCTACGGAATACGTATTTTGGTGGTGTGCATCGCAAGATCAATTTTAAGGAATTTGATGCATTATTTAAGAAGTTGAAATTCGAGGAAATGGACAATATGGACGCATTAAAGATTgcactcttttattttgtggACAGAGTACTAAATGCAAGAATAAATCactgtcaaatcaatttcgaTTGGCTTAACGAAATTGATGATATAGAGTACTTCTAAAACCGTTCATGGGGTCGTTTTTCGTGGGAAATGTGACCGGCTCCTCCATCATCACcattattattgaaatgagTGCTTCTCATACTATTAGAAGGTTTTGCACAAACATTAACCCCATCTGTCTCATCATGAAGATCATCATTGTTCCGGAAATTATTGTTGTGATACGGAGAATACCGTTGCTCCAACGACGTTTTTATTGGAAATACCGTTGCTCCAACATCCTGTAACGTAATGCCGTTATCATCAATGTTGTCATATTTGTTGTGGATTGGAGAATAATATTGCTGCACCGATATTGTCCTTGGTAACACCTCTTCTTCATTATCGGGGCCAGACATATTTGCTCTAAATGAAATTTCTGTATCGACATGTGGCTCAATACCTTCGCTTGGAACTCGAGGTGATGTGGTCACGAATATAGGAATGCATCCAAAATTGGCTACATTGGATGCCATATGCAACACAACCCTCAtcatttcttcatcaaatatATCTATGGGCAGTGCACATATACGATGTAATGTGTTACTAGACTTCAAAGTTATCTTCATTGTAATACTATATTCATTAGGGTTTATTTGGAACACCTCGTATACGCTTGTCAATAACtgatcaaacaaataattttttccaaccaaaaaaactctatttttACCATTCACATACTCCATATGGCCATCCTTTAATGTCTCCTATCAATCATCGTAACACAATTCAAATAcaactgaatccattaagcctgaaattataaaaataaaaaataaattatttgagccctatcaaattaatacagtTGCAATGAATCTGCCTCTTCGtgcgacaggcagcctgtTGCCAGATTTACCCACGACTCGCAGTTCACTGAAACTCTCAACCAAGTTTagaaaataactcataccaCTATGTGATGCCGATTAGTGTTGGATCCGGATAGATTATGATCGGATTTTACTTTTATCGTTGCCTTTTGCTGTCGTCGTTGGttgatgattcaagagtgGAAAGCTGCCTTTGGTTTGACGAAAAGgggagaaagaaaattgtttttggtttgtaaagaagggtaatttgggaaGAAAAACATGTGTTTaactaatgttgatagaaaaaaattgagaggattaattgtgaaaatagcaaaagttttatggttatttttttaaatttccctTGATTTTATAATCACGATATGACAtggatttatattttactaacaTAACAGATGGTAAGAAAGCTCTGAAAAACGATGAGAATTGACGtggattaatattttacttacATAACAGATGGTAAGAAAGCTATATAAAAGGATGAGAATACTAAACACAAAATGGACAATACGGTAGACAAGTAGACTATATTTTACTAACATAACAGATGGTAAGAAAGCTATAGAAAAGGATGAGAATCCTATACACAAAATGGACAATATGGTAGACAAGTAGACTATATTTTACGTACATTTTGATTGGAATTGCTTCTTTACATTTCTTTAGTAATTTCACGCTTTCTTCATCATTCCAGTTATGCAGTATCCACTACAAGTACAATTTGGTCAGATCCATTAGGCGCAATTTGGATTCATacactaattataaatatttttaaaactagaGAAGAAGAATTGGATGAGTAAGAGATCCTTTACCTTGAGTAAAACAGCATTTGCCTGAGGTATTGCCTCAAACATGTTCCCTCCAACAAAGTCCAGATTATCATTAGTCCCTTGCAAATTATCAACCACGTGTGGAAGATCAAAAACAGTGCATTTAATATCAGGAAAAGCCGTAGCAATGGCCCTTGCCAGGGTTCCTGTGCCACCAGCGACATCAATCAGGGACTTCAACCCCTCGAACACCTCTTTACAATCTTTAATCACAATCCCAGCTATCAGCTCCGAATCAGTGATCATGAGATCATAAAATAAGCTTTTAAATTTGGGTTCATCAGCTACCCGGTCCCAAACTTTTTTCCCATGCGCTGTCTCAAACAGCGAGGGATCATCGTTTTGCAGCCAAGTTCCCAAGCAATGAAACGCAGTTGTATATAACGGATCAGCAACAAGATCCACAAATGGTGCTGCCTTCAAGGGCGTATCCTTAAGAAGAAGTCTAGAAGCGGGTGTAAGAAAATACTCATCATCTTTTTGCTGAGCAAAAAAGCCTGAGTGAACTAGAATGCGCATGACGCTTTGAATGCATTCAACtttatttggttttatattgAGTGCTGAGGCTATTTGTGAAAGAGTCGTGGGTTGGCCATGGCTGTGAATGATATCTGCTATGCCAAGCTCAACGGCACATTTTAGTGACATGGAATTGACGTTATTGAATGTACAATTCCACACCTGAGCTTGAGCTTTAAGAAGCTCAGAGCTGCTAGCAGCATTCTCTCCATTAATCATATTCCTTTTAAGGCTATATTCCCAGTTGTGTGAACCCTGAAGATTCAAGGCTCTTTATATATAGCAATCTATCATCAGATCCAAAGCAGCGGATTAATTACGTTACCTCGTTGAAAACGTTAATCTATTGTTTCTTATTATTCAAACACTCCAATAGGGTAGGAAGTATCATAGATTCCCATTTGTTAATTGACATAAAGATTCGTTCAGGCATCTT contains:
- the LOC102620119 gene encoding probable O-methyltransferase 3, whose translation is MINGENAASSSELLKAQAQVWNCTFNNVNSMSLKCAVELGIADIIHSHGQPTTLSQIASALNIKPNKVECIQSVMRILVHSGFFAQQKDDEYFLTPASRLLLKDTPLKAAPFVDLVADPLYTTAFHCLGTWLQNDDPSLFETAHGKKVWDRVADEPKFKSLFYDLMITDSELIAGIVIKDCKEVFEGLKSLIDVAGGTGTLARAIATAFPDIKCTVFDLPHVVDNLQGTNDNLDFVGGNMFEAIPQANAVLLKWILHNWNDEESVKLLKKCKEAIPIKIELRVVGKSGNRLPVARRGRFIATETLKDGHMEYVNGKNRVFLVGKNYLFDQLLTSVYEVFQINPNEYSITMKITLKSSNTLHRICALPIDIFDEEMMRVVLHMASNVANFGCIPIFVTTSPRVPSEGIEPHVDTEISFRANMSGPDNEEEVLPRTISVQQYYSPIHNKYDNIDDNGITLQDVGATVFPIKTSLEQRYSPYHNNNFRNNDDLHDETDGVNVCAKPSNSMRSTHFNNNGDDGGAGHISHEKRPHERF